One genomic window of Serinus canaria isolate serCan28SL12 chromosome 4, serCan2020, whole genome shotgun sequence includes the following:
- the POMK gene encoding protein O-mannose kinase gives MEKKPHFVRREFLPREVPSISLALLLVAVLLLNALLYLYLSKFSSSLGRVETDSGLCPFGHFKFGAMKNCSPWLSCEAINREVRKLKCVGEGAVKKVFLSEWKEKKVVLSQLTNSELKEDFLHGLKMLKALQSKHVVRLLGYCEPQFTILTEYHPLGSLRGLNETLHIPKYKGMNTWHRRLMLAIDYVSVIRYLHSSPLGTLVMCDSNDLDKVLSQYLLTSDFHVLVNDLDALPLVNRSAGRLVKCGHRELQGEFVAPEQRWPYGEDVPFEDDLMPPYDEKTDIWKIPDVSNFFLGHVEGSDIVRLHLFDIHAACKKKDPSERPSAQEVLDTYRKVLTLLIREAAMPGTREML, from the exons ATGGAAAAGAAACCGCATTTCGTTAGAAGGGAGTTTCTTCCCAGAGAGGTGCCATCCATCTCGCTGGCGTTACTGCTTGTGGCCGTCCTGCTCCTTAATGCCCTTCTCTACCTGTACCTTAGCAagttttccagctctctgggaCGTGTCGAAACGGACTCTGGCCTCTGCCCTTTTGGGCATTTCAAATTCGGAGCGATGAAGAATTGTTCCCCGTGGCTTTCCTGCGAGGCCATAAATAGGGAAGTTAGGAAACTCAAGTGTGTTGGTGAAGGTGCTGTGAAAAAG GTGTTCCTTTCTgagtggaaggaaaagaaagtggtCCTTTCACAGCTCACCAACTCAGAGCTGAAGGAGGACTTTCTCCACGGACTGAAGATGCTGAAAGCCCTTCAGAGCAAGCATGTTGTCCGGCTGCTTGGCTACTGTGAGCCACAGTTCACAATCCTCACCGAGTACCATCCTCTTGGTTCACTGAGAGGCCTGAATGAAACTCTCCACATTCCCAAATACAAGGGCATGAACACCTGGCATCGCAGGCTGATGCTTGCTATAGACTACGTGAGTGTCATTCGGTACCTGCACAGCAGCCCCCTGGGCACCTTAGTGATGTGTGACTCAAATGACCTGGACAAGGTTCTCTCCCAGTATCTCCTGACAAGTGACTTTCATGTTCTGGTGAATGATTTGGACGCTTTGCCTCTTGTGAACAGGAGTGCTGGCAGGCTGGTGAAGTGTGGTCACAGGGAGCTCCAGGGTGAGTTTGTAGCTCCAGAGCAGCGTTGGCCCTATGGAGAAGATGTGCCATTCGAAGATGACCTCATGCCTCCCTATGATGAGAAAACAGACATCTGGAAAATCCCAGATGTCTCCAATTTTTTCTTGGGCCATGTTGAAGGAAGTGACATTGTACGACTGCATCTGTTTGACATCCATGCAGCATGTAAGAAAAAGGACCCATCAGAACGTCCCTCTGCCCAAGAGGTCTTAGACACCTACAGGAAAGTTTTAACTCTGCTTATTCGGGAGGCAGCCATGCCTGGTACTAGAGAAATGTTATAG